One genomic segment of Hydra vulgaris chromosome 14, alternate assembly HydraT2T_AEP includes these proteins:
- the LOC136090884 gene encoding uncharacterized protein LOC136090884: MTKATENLRIELYTKYDAIIRTLMDRLNIAEERITKLNLELHTLKTTPSPTATGNNTAWNVVVVKGLKTTSKDQEQINIINKIALELKQRENIAKVIIIHGGPKSSSTNPSTTKAQDSKNCSHLYDVEIIKNAVNKEKDIVNKENINKFYSFINSKSKRDHSVAPLARSDSSICLDDCKETRNLNDFFGSVFITDNGVNPSLGFPSHQNSLSKVLFPYDSVVSLLQKLPAKFSKSPDGYPPIFLKSIATTIAIPHSILFEISMTTSSIPKTWKSAITCPIFKKGYTSLPTNYRPIFMICIVFKVMESIIIKTIKNYLLEKNSLSQHRFGFINCRSTWSQMRATLNEWTTTVNNKKIVAIIYTDFKKAFDSVTHPKLMFKLQYYGIK, encoded by the exons atgacCAAAGCAACTGAAAATCTCCGTATAGAATTGTATACTAAGTACGATGCGATTATACGCACACTCATGGATAGACTCAATATTGCTGAAGAACGGATTACCAAACTGAACCTAGAACTTCATACTCTCAAAACAACTCCATCACCTACCGCAACTGGAAATAACACTGCTTGGAATGTTGTAGTCGTCAAGGGATTAAAAACCACATCAAAAGACCAAGaacaaattaatattatcaacaaaataGCCCTCGAATTGAAACAACGAGAAAATATAGCTAAGGTCATAATTATACATGGTGGCCCAAAATCTTCCAGTACCAATCCATCAACTACAAAAGCTCAGGACAG CAAGAATTGCTCTCATCTATACGATGtcgaaataataaaaaacgccGTTAATAAGGAGAAAGATATTGTcaataaagaaaatatcaacaaattttacTCTTTTATCAATTCAAAATCCAAGCGTGACCATTCTGTTGCACCACTAGCAAGATCTGATAGTTCCATTTGTTTAGACGATTGTAAAGAAACGCGTAATTTGAACGACTTTTTTGGCTCTGTCTTCATCACTGACAACGGTGTTAATCCTTCATTAGGTTTTCCATCACATCAAAACTCTTTGAGTAAAGTATTATTTCCATATGATTCTGTTGTTTCATTACTACAAAAACTCCCAGCAAAGTTTTCCAAATCTCCGGATGGTTACCCTccgatatttttaaaatcaattgcaACTACAATTGCCATTCCTCATTCTATTTTGTTCGAAATATCAATGACCACTAGTTCTATACCTAAAACTTGGAAATCAGCAATAACTTGTCCAATATTTAAGAAAGGTTACACTTCTCTACCAACCAACTACAGACCTATTTTCATGATCTGTATCGTTTTCAAAGTTATGGAGTCAATCAttattaaaaccataaaaaactatctgttagaaaaaaactctttatctcaacatcgaTTCGGTTTTATAAATTGCAGATCCACATGGTCACAAATGCGGGCAACTTTGAACGAATGGACCACTAccgtaaataacaaaaaaatagttgccATCATCTATACTgactttaaaaaagcttttgactCGGTAACTCATCCTAAACTAATGTTCAAATTGCAATACTATGGAATTAAATAG